Proteins from one Nyctibius grandis isolate bNycGra1 chromosome 2, bNycGra1.pri, whole genome shotgun sequence genomic window:
- the FRMPD4 gene encoding LOW QUALITY PROTEIN: FERM and PDZ domain-containing protein 4 (The sequence of the model RefSeq protein was modified relative to this genomic sequence to represent the inferred CDS: inserted 2 bases in 1 codon), with protein MMANRDGRDYFIKFLAPSSEAGXLSAVRGRILDQADNRSDCHMTQSATFEDPRIESCQINPPAPRKVEMRRDPVLGFGFVAGSEKPVVVRSVTPGGPSEGKLIPGDQIIMINDEPVSTAPRERVIDLVRSCKESILLTVVQPYPSPKSAFISAAKKARLKSNPVKVRFSEEVIINGQVSETVKDNSLLFMPNVLKVYLENGQTKSFRFDCSTSIKDVILTLQEKLSIKCIEHFSLMLEQRVEGSGTKLLLLHEQETLTQVTQRPSSHKMRCLFRISFVPKDPIDLLRRDPVAFEYLYVQSCNDVVQERFGPELKYDIALRLAALQMYIATVTTKQTQKISLKYIEKEWGLETFLPSAVLQSMKEKNIKKALSHLVKANQNLVPPGKKLSALQAKVHYLKFLSDLRLYGGRVFKATLVQGEKRSEVTLLVGPRYGISHVINTKTNLVALLADFSHVNRIEMFTEDESSVRVELHVLDVKPITLLMESSDAMNLACLTAGYYRLLVDSRRSIFNMANKKNTGSRETGTENRGKHNLLASEWNCIPKTTTFLAEGDQETQMSFADPKQKTVDVSESLLCQKEHRHLYIENTYNSDGFDQHLAKQSDPTEAEESRNFNQPSLLSLSGLESSKKAQDSPREAKVSFIFGDHNLDGINPQTLGYERLLDESPEVLEKQRAIYISNANDIKGMELSPDTESIQFATNSVYATINDGKIFGAAEGIEEPLLHDICYAENTDDAEDEDEVSCEEDIMVGEINRPTLLSLSGSSDDIIDLTSLPPPEGDDNEDDFLLHTLNMAIAAPPPGFRDSSDEEDSQNQATQPRDNKEQASNLGNDDIPVSLIDAVPTNTEGKCEKGIDDAVVTTLQALEALAASEEQQTNDNSGVAILRAYSPESSSDSGNETNSSEMTESSELAAAQKQSENTARMFLTTSEGYQPLVEEQTEFPIAKNQTGGPGMKPSQPSAGHQAGELQSKVVPSKQILHSDNMEMEPETMETKSVTDYFSKLHMGSLVYSCTSKRKHKMTGSEVKAPSDGNATVKKQQGTKKAETDEDLKAKFGTLSARDSQRLSTFNVERTAFRQRWYAADDGAADKPSPETVNGKTFPRVPVLGKTETDCKDEVDPEVDQDDTSGLSHGENFLSDMTPVSSAKDLNDAEDTDLSADDHPSKLPEAEQSVARLCEYHLAKRMSSLQSEGHFSLQSSQCSSVDAGCSTGSSTCATPVESPLCTSDVKHIISDPSMKGIAYIPADERAAILPNHGTTYKDLHQQPEAVCHRMTVPVVHSAINAEPLFGTLREGCHRIPKIKETTAFTEPEKGRQGDMPTAFPRQPLADSIVLSSMLSESKVPSQNQDSCDIPKVNQACGATVSLRPYDMIGGSLRMPHNRKVLRRSSSITGGSAGIEMLFDKKAAAASLKCLNITQRDESKSERKVELPLGRKLSKSYSQSCVYVSTDRKESKRCSGTGAGQKDSKQCRTLPLWKLDTSTWRCRGPFSYCFLSRGNKGNDDEDDQDSHQLSCLFEPQILSELTEPSGQSFSSEIKQKVLESPKAAEPPHDKAVNVHEKSSADIQGGQIDVNLNDVAFDARITRINVMKEKTYAMPDGFIAAQKDANELLSLVRASMGKGEDLHPETCDLKLSKYKQLLSMESRQLGSACRKMAMSDKSPEEMLLAMTSSFQVLCCLTEACMRLVKVMNSETQQQEIIAKIDEVVINYICLLKAAEAVSGKTSSDPSIKLLARHSTTMAAIVSTLTRSLKMLLNK; from the exons tctCCTAAATCAGCTTTTATTAGTGCTGCAAAAAAGGCAAGATTGAAGTCCAATCCTGTCAAAGTGCGCTTCTCAGAAGAAGTAATTATCAATGGCCAGGTGTCG GAAACAGTTAAGGACAATTCACTTCTTTTCATGCCAAATGTTCTGAAGGTGTATCTTGAAAATGGACAAACCAAATCTTTCCGTTTTGACTGCAGCACTTCAATAAAG GATGTCATCTTAACACTTCAAGAAAAGCTTTCCATCAAGTGTATTGAACACTTTTCCctgatgctggagcagagggtTGAAGGATCTGGAACAAAACTCCTTTTGCTACATGAACAGGAGACTCTAACTCAG GTGACCCAGAGGCCAAGCTCGCATAAGATGAGATGTCTTTTCAGGATTAGCTTTGTCCCAAAGGATCCCATTGATCTTTTAAGAAGAGATCCAGttgcttttgaatatctctatGTACAG AGCTGTAACGACGTGGTTCAGGAAAGATTTGGACCAGAACTGAAATATGACATTGCCCTGCGTTTGGCTGCATTACAAATGTATATTGCAACTGTGACCACCAAGCAAACTCAGAAAATCTCCCTCAAATACATAGA AAAAGAATGGGGATTAGAGACTTTTCTTCCATCTGCTGTGCTgcaaagcatgaaagaaaagaacataaagaaAGCACTTTCACACCTTGTCAAAGCAAATCAAAACCTAGTTCCTCCGGGTAAAAAG cTATCTGCTCTGCAAGCCAAGGTGCATTATCTGAAGTTCCTCAGTGATCTACGATTATATGGAGGGCGTGTTTTCAAGGCAACACTAGTG cagggagaaaagcGTTCAGAAGTGACGCTATTAGTAGGGCCGCGGTATGGAATCAGTCATGTGAtaaacaccaaaacaaacttGGTGGCTCTTCTGGCAGACTTCAGCCACGTGAACAGGATTGAGATGTTTACAGAAGACGAAAGCAGTGTTAGAGTTGAGCTGCATGTCTTAGATGTAAAA CCTATTACTCTACTGATGGAGTCATCAGATGCAATGAATCTTGCTTGCCTAACAGCTGGATACTATAGACTCCTGGTTGACTCAAGGCGCTCAATATTTAACATGGccaacaagaaaaatacagggaGCCGAGAAACAG GAACTGAAAATAGAGGGAAGCATAATCTCCTTGCTTCTGAGTGGAATTGTATACCAAAAACTACCACTTTCCTGGCTGAAGGAGATCAGGAGACTCAAATGTCCTTTGCTGATCCGAAACAGAAGACTGTAGATGTTTCTGAAAGTCTGTTATGTCAAAAAGAACACAGACATCTGTACATAGAAAATACTTACAATTCAGATGGATTTGATCAGCATCTGGCCAAGCAAAGTGACCCcactgaagcagaagaaagccGAAATTTTAATCAGCCTTCACTGCTGTCACTCTCAGGTTTGGAATCTAGCAAGAAAGCACAGGATTCCCCCCGGGAAGCAAAAGTTTCCTTTATATTTGGAGATCACAACTTGGATGGTATCAACCCGCAGACTCTTGGCTATGAAAGGCTTTTGGATGAAAGTCCAGAAGtactagaaaaacaaagagccATTTATATTAGTAATGCCAATGACATTAAAGGCATGGAGTTGTCACCAGATACTGAAAGCATTCAGTTTGCTACAAATTCTGTTTACGCAACTATAAACGATGGTAAAATATTTGGAGCTGCGGAAGGGATAGAAGAGCCTTTGCTGCATGATATTTGTTatgcagaaaacacagatgatgctgaagatgaagatgaagTAAGCTGTGAAGAAGACATTATGGTAGGAGAAATCAATAGGCCTACTCTTCTCAGCCTTTCTGGTTCTAGTGATGACATTATTGATTTGACTTCACTTCCACCTCCAGAAGGTGATGATAATGAAGATGATTTCCTATTGCATACCTTAAACATGGCCATTGCTGCTCCTCCACCTGGCTTCAGGGACAGTTCAGATGAGGAAGACTCTCAGAATCAAGCAACGCAGCCTAGAGACAACAAGGAGCAAGCCAGTAATCTAGGCAATGATGACATTCCAGTGTCGCTTATCGATGCTGTCCCTACTAATACAGAGGGGAAGTGTGAGAAGGGGATAGATGATGCTGTAGTCACTACACTTCAAGCACTAGAAGCTTTGGCTGCTTCAGAGGAACAGCAGACGAATGACAATTCAG GTGTAGCTATCCTGCGAGCATATAGCCCTGAGTCATCTTCAGATTCTGGCAATGAAACAAATTCCTCTGAAATGACTGAAAGCTCTGAACTAGCCGCGGCACAGAAACAGTCGGAAAATACTGCACGTATGTTTTTGACCACAAGTGAAGGCTACCAACCCCTTGTGGAAGAGCAGACTGAATTTCCCATTGCTAAGAATCAGACTGGAGGGCCAGGCATGAAGCCCTCACAGCCTTCGGCTGGTCATCAGGCTGGAGAGCTACAGTCAAAAGTTGTGCCTTCAAAGCAGAttcttcattcagataacatgGAAATGGAGCCAGAGACCATGGAAACAAAATCTGTCACTGATTATTTTAGCAAATTGCACATGGGATCCTTGGTATATTCTTGCACTAGTAAAAGGAAACATAAGATGACAGGCAGCGAAGTAAAAGCACCCTCTGATGGCAATGCTACTGTGAAAAAGCAACAGGGAACTAAAAAAGCAGAGACTGATGAAGATCTAAAAGCTAAATTTGGAACTCTTTCAGCAAGAGACAGTCAACGCCTAAGCACTTTTAATGTGGAGAGAACTGCCTTTCGCCAAAGATGGTATGCTGCCGATGATGGGGCAGCAGATAAGCCAAGCCCAGAAACAGTGAACGGGAAGACTTTTCCAAGAGTTCCTGTCCTTGGTAAAACAGAAACTGACTGTAAGGATGAAGTTGATCCTGAGGTGGATCAGGATGATACCTCAGGGCTTAGCCACGGTGAAAACTTTCTGTCAGATATGACTCCCGTGTCTTCAGCCAAAGACCTAAATGATGCAGAAGATACTGATTTATCTGCAGATGACCATCCTTCAAAGCTTCCAGAAGCTGAGCAAAGCGTGGCTAGACTTTGTGAATATCACTTGGCTAAGCGCATGTCATCTCTGCAAAGTGAAGGCCATTTCTCACTGCAAAGCTCTCAGTGCTCTTCAGTGGACGCAGGATGCAGCACAGGCAGTAGCACATGTGCTACCCCTGTTGAATCCCCTCTTTGTACCTCTGATGTTAAGCACATTATCTCTGACCCATCAATGAAGGGCATTGCCTATATTCCAGCAGATGAAAGAGCTGCCATTCTCCCAAACCATGGAACGACATACAAGGACCTGCACCAGCAGCCTGAAGCTGTGTGTCACAGAATGACAGTGCCTGTCGTGCATTCAGCAATTAATGCTGAACCGCTGTTTGGCACTTTGAGAGAAGGATGTCATCGGATCCCCAAGATAAAAGAAACTACAG CTTTCACAGAGCCTGAAAAGGGAAGACAAGGAGACATGCCTACAGCTTTTCCTAGACAGCCTCTAGCTGACTCCATCGTGCTATCATCCATGCTATCAGAATCAAAGGTGCCAAGTCAAAATCAAGACTCTTGTGACATTCCCAAAGTAAATCAGGCTTGTGGGGCAACAGTTAGTTTACGGCCATATGACATGATAGGAGGAAGCCTCAGGATGCCGCACAACAGGAAAGTGCTGAGacgcagcagcagcatcactggAGGATCTGCAGGCATTGAGATGCTGTTTGATAAGaaggcagctgcagccagctTGAAATGCCTGAACATCACACAAAGGGACGAATCCAAATCGGAGAGAAAGGTGGAACTCCCCCTGGGCAGAAAGCTGTCAAAAAGTTATTCCCAGAGTTGTGTGTATGTCAGCACTGATAGGAAGGAGAGTAAGAGGTGTTCAGGCACAGGTGCCGGTCAGAAGGACTCAAAGCAGTGTCGAACGTTGCCTTTGTGGAAGCTGGACACCAGCACCTGGAGGTGTCGTGGCCCCTTCAGCTATTGTTTCCTAAGCAGAGGAAACAAGGGCAACGACGACGAAGATGACCAAGACAGCCATCAGCTCTCATGTCTCTTTGAACCACAGATCCTGTCTGAGCTCACAGAACCATCTGGTCAGTCGTTTTCCAGTGAAATTAAGCAGAAAGTCTTGGAGTCCCCGAAAGCTGCTGAGCCCCCACACGATAAGGCAGTCAACGTGCATGAGAAGAGCAGTGCTGACATCCAAGGTGGCCAAATTGATGTGAATCTCAATGATGTGGCCTTTGATGCACGAATCACGCGAATAAATGTGATGAAAGAGAAGACATATGCAATGCCTGATGGATTTATTGCAGCACAAAAGGATGCCAATGAGCTACTCTCACTGGTCCGAGCAAGTATGGGCAAGGGAGAAGATTTACACCCAGAAACATGTGACCTTAAACTTTCTAAGTACAAACAACTGTTATCTATGGAATCGAGACAGTTGGGAAGTGCCTGCAGGAAAATGGCCATGTCTGATAAAAGCCCTGAGGAAATGCTTTTAGCTATGACTTCCAGCTTTCAAGTACTCTGTTGCTTAACAGAAGCCTGCATGCGTTTAGTTAAAGTCATGAactctgaaacacagcagcaggaaaTTATAGCTAAGATAGACGAGGTTGTAATAAACTACATTTGTCTTCTGAAGGCTGCAGAAGCAGTGTCAGGCAAGACCTCCAGTGATCCTAGCATTAAACTCTTGGCTCGACATTCGACTACCATGGCCGCTATTGTAAGCACACTAACACGTtctcttaaaatgcttttaaacaaataa